The following is a genomic window from Rutidosis leptorrhynchoides isolate AG116_Rl617_1_P2 chromosome 8, CSIRO_AGI_Rlap_v1, whole genome shotgun sequence.
AAACGTGTGCGGAAACTTTAGAGGAGGCGTTTTTGGTAGATTTATATGTGAGTCAGTCAGTTCTTTTTATCTCTAACGGGTCGAATGGGTAATATAAAAAAAGGTAGCTAGTAAGAAATGTGTTACTAAATTGAATGTTGAAATCAGTTTTTGATACTGTAAATCTGTTTTTATTGCATCAAACCTTACAAAATACATACATTTATAGTTTAAtagtttaatcattattattttaaaaatataaataatttttttttcaaaaactaaAAGGTTGACAAAAAAAAAAGGTTAACCCTCACCGAAAAACTAGTTGTGTTTTAAACCTAGtgttgcagaactcggaattactcggcGAGTACTCGGTTTTCGCAGCAGGAGGAGTACTGGGCAAGtactcggtcaaacttggtcaaacacgGTCAAACATTCAAATTCGTTCAAAAATCGGTGAAACTCAGCCAAAACTCAGGATTAGTCGGAAAAACGGTCAAACTCAGTCAAATTTGTTCAAAAATCGGTGAAACTCAGCCAAAACTCAGGATTACTCGGAAAAAGGGTCAAAACTCGGCCAAAACTCGGAAAATCAGTCAGAATTGGTCAAAACTTGGTCAAAATTGACCAATGTCAAACgtagtcaacatccgagtactccccgagtactccctaaaaagtcccgaCCGAGTACACCCCGAGTAGTGATTATTGCAACCCAGTTTGAGCCTGTTCTGAACGTAATCTTGTTTTGTGGTGCAGTTGCCTGCTAGTGCGACGGATGCTGAGCTGGAGGAGCGTATAATTCAACACTTGGCTGCAGCTGCAGCCATGGGTAGGGCTCGCCATATTTCTAGAAGGGAAGGTCATAGAAGTCGAACGTCAGCTCATGTCCGGTCCCGTTTTACGGGTTTATCTGCACAACCGAGTGCACCTTCCCCTACTCAACCTACTTCAAGTGATGATGTTGAACCTACTACTCCTTTGGTAACTGTGCATGAAGAACCTGTAACAGGGAGTTCATCCTCGTCCTTGATCCATGCAAGTGAACCCCCGGTTTCACCGTTGGTCTCGACCATTGTTCCTGCACGTCCACCTGAAACTCCCTCAACTGACAGGTACCTCCTAAATCTTTTTATTTCGATTAAAATTAAAAgaagattattattgtaattatattggTTTGGGCAAACTGCAAGAAAATGCAATGAATTTATTGAGTGTAATTATATGGTATTTATAATTATATGATTATACTGTCTTTTTAATCTTTTAGTGCAACATGCTTACCATTTCATACTAAAGTATGTAAGCTGTTTCATTAATTTTTAAAGGCGATTTATATCATACTAGGTGGAATATATATGTCCCACCACATAAATTAGGGTTCTATCTGGTTCCCTTTTGATCCCAAGGCTAAAAAAAGTACAAACTTAATGTTTATACTTCGAAAAATATAACTGTAAACCAATGATCAAATTATGTTTGAAAACTCCATAAAAATCGTTTTAAATAACCCCGAAACGTAAGCAGGTTTTAAAAAAACGGTCTAGAACCAAGAACTGGGCAAATACTCCTGTGTCAGTTTGGTTCCTAACTTTGGTCGGGTTTTGCACACTCCTAATGTCATATATCCCTAATGTCATATATAATGATCACTTTTTGTAGGTCGGGTATGCAATCATCTCCAAACAACCAAGATAGAGCAGGTCCTTCTGAATCATTTTCCGATTTCAAAACCCGAGTTAATGCAATTTCAATGAGGTAATTAACAACAAACTTCAACATCATTTTCGTACATCACACATATTTTATTATATCTCATAATTACCTCAATTTAATCAAACCAGATACAAAGAATCGATTACAAAAGCCACAAAGACTTGGAAGGAAAGAATATTCTCCCGCAACAGCAGTCCACCAGAACATGGTTCGAAAGATACAGGAGAGGGCAGTGCAGGTATTTCGACACTAACACGTATGATGGACCATCTTCAACAAGACTTGTCACCTGTCTCCAGTAGTAGTGCGAGTAGTTCACCTTTTAATCAAGACCACCACGACACTGCAGCTACAACCGCGAATAATTCTGCCACTCAAAATGAGAGTACAGGTTCACCACCTGCAGATTCTGCTATACAGTGAGTTAATACCTTATTCCGTTGAATAATGTGATAGTTTTGTTTTTGTTGATAACTTCATGTACACTATATAAAACTTGTAGTATTTGACTTATGACTTGAGATGAGATCTATATAAGATATTTGTACGGGATGCCAAATTTTATCTTTTTGCTTGTATTATACCTTTTTCTACATTCCATgcttggcttgagtggtatgggGTCTGATTCAACTTTTCGATTCTCACTGCAAGTAGAAAGTTGATAttgccaacatcaatgcgatttgggaagtTCTCTGGGGTTTTTTTCTCAACCTTCGATGATATTGCCAACATTGTCACGAATTGGGTTTCCCTCTAACgcgtgtgtgagtgacaaatgagTGCATTCGTTGTCGatatcgctgttaaaaaaaaaaattatcatgagAAATAAACCAACTTCTTAACTTATACGTAGTATAATTTTTATGCTCTATAAAACTTGTGACCACATGAAGGCAAAAGTAAATCGagcataatattatttttataattttatttaataGAAAGTAATACGATTGATAATATAATTGAACAATCGTGGTAGTACAAAACAAATCATGTGTCCATGTTGAGTGTCTTTGGTACCGAGTGAGGAGCTGATGATATgacttattttaaaaattactcGTATATTTTTATTTTCAAGAGTTCTTAAAAACTTACTTTTTTTTGCATTTTGAGTATGGATATTAATAGAAATATATACAaccttgttataattcagtaggcttataactacctttagtgacctattaactacttaaatatgtaacaatatataagaacaaagagagaagaaatattgatattgatatttcaagagaaatggtacaccattAAATGGCTATCATACATGCctatttatagtgtaaaatattactatgcaagctatacaaagttgactaaaatttatcatccatacgactttttgtactcatattataacactcccccttggatgatcaattttattagagtgcaactagtactgtctcattaaaaaccttgctaaagaaaaattcagtgggataaaaactttagtcaagggaaaaagagtgcagtatagagttgactccccctcaagtagacatgctgagtcgtcacatattttgaacttgcttcatgccaatattgtgaacgtgtgttctgaaaacagcggttgacagtgctttggtataaagatcagcagagttgttgattgaacgtatctcattttaatctggttgtcttatatgagaagaatctgaggttttcatctgaaactttatcatctaaatcttttatgtacaagtttagtccctgtgatttgtctacagtctccttcatggtttgcttaaacccttgtttcaattcctattcccttttagtctttttcgagccttaccaacataccattcttttccatcaaacttatgaccgtttagaccgtctatggctttggcgcctcgtcagcatttatattttgttctgtcacttttgatactcttctttcatttgtattatgcaagctgcattatcttcatatacagttgttggtgaagatagttgttggtgttttatagcgttctagtccataagaatcaataatgatttgtgtcattgatctcaaccaaacacattttcgagtagtttcatataatgcaatcacttcgtcatgatttgatgatgttgcaataagtgtttgttttaagaacgccatgattttgtggtaccaccatttaggaatacatactgagtttgagatttatctttatgaggatttaatgaacgacctgcatatacataatcaaccaaatcttgtttttaagcgttagaataaaataattttaaatcagcagttcctcaagggtatcaaaatatctgcttgatcccatttcaatgtctttttgtaggggttgagctgaaccttgtcaacaaattaactgcaaaagaaatgtcaggtcttgtacaatttgtaagatacataagagcttcaattgcactaagatatggtacttctggtcccagaatatcttcatgatcttcacagggacgaaatggatcagtgtcaacattaagtgatctaacaaccataagagtagttaatggttttgccttgtccatattaaaaacgttttaaaatcttttatgtataagctgtttgatgtacaagtaaatcattaggcatatgctcaatttataaaccaaggcaatacttggtttttccgagatctttcatttcaaattctttctttagaagttgaatgacttcacgaatctctttatttgtacctatgatgttaagatcattgacataaacagctataatcacatatccggatgttgttttcttaatgaaaacacatgggaaaataagattatttgtataccctttgcttatcaagtaatcacttaatcgggtataccacatgcgacccggttgtttcaacccatataaagacctttgtgatttaatggaatacatttcattggattttgcatttgatgcttccgaTACCTCAAATCCTTCATGTATATTCATGTACATATCACaatcaagtgattcatttaaataagtagtaataacatctaTTAGACGTATTTCTAAATCTTTAGAaattgccaggctgattaagtaatttcatccataacaggagaataagttttctcataatcaattTCTGGTCTTTGAGAGAAGTTTTGAGTTACAAATCTAtctttaccttgtaacttcatttttctcatttctttttcggataaaaattcatttatattcCATATATTTCACAATGATAACTATTGATATGAAAACTTttctttattgagcgattcaaatttagCTCGTATTGTTTCTTTCTATTGAGCTCATCGTGTCTATTTTGACAtttaatgacagattttggttcttgatcatcatcatcattcatgatgtcatatgcaacattatatgaaaatatctcatcaagatttttcatttcattttggttccataatatatttttttttaaatgtg
Proteins encoded in this region:
- the LOC139865027 gene encoding E3 ubiquitin-protein ligase RHF2A-like; this translates as MEESIKSEDHLISAAAFVEGGVQDACDDACSICLEAFSESDPPTVTGCKHEFHLQCILEWCQRSSQCPMCWQSISLKDPTSQELLDAIEQEKSIANNPSMNTTIFHHPTFGDFELQHLPASATDAELEERIIQHLAAAAAMGRARHISRREGHRSRTSAHVRSRFTGLSAQPSAPSPTQPTSSDDVEPTTPLVTVHEEPVTGSSSSSLIHASEPPVSPLVSTIVPARPPETPSTDRSGMQSSPNNQDRAGPSESFSDFKTRVNAISMRYKESITKATKTWKERIFSRNSSPPEHGSKDTGEGSAGISTLTRMMDHLQQDLSPVSSSSASSSPFNQDHHDTAATTANNSATQNESTGSPPADSAIQ